From the genome of Psychroserpens ponticola, one region includes:
- a CDS encoding glycosyltransferase family 39 protein, whose amino-acid sequence MSIKKVYLFYCILFVVLGFTALNFNYIEGDDAQTVLHHVFGRDASFQPPYSPYHSMFDTVLSAVSTQNEASLRIFSIVFTFTFSLLVLLFIAKIVNEVFEEKKKNVSWFLLMMPFVIPEMLFSGLIINPTNISFALVLLSHIFLIKYLKNNKLLFLIIAILLFGFGVSFRWISGFYIFVLFGHFIFSNSSSIKTLISIDKLKKSLIVFPFFIVSVLLWIQISGYSIFDIYDVFVHGTKYLEGKETSLLSIGATAISFTTPALVVLLILGTIHCVREKLLFPLALLLISILPYFTMGIIPMYKYMVTTVLPIVIVSAYGFVSIKRQSFKYVLFAVIVIPWFIGFQIESNTAWGPGFEVRSITNNNINEINFNPDKSTSINDINIVVGSGMAMPTSEGPRPLFGFGKVLLKDWCRFVANNNIERESSVNYAIDNNCNILQDVNHSFMASKLCEIGYYTEDKFNKISQFGVHRTFYRARDSVSIDVFKNKNALFDSQLMNSYLSTSKKNKIVIYSTYTNIMTKLQSKYKNQFKQKGAFWGILTLND is encoded by the coding sequence ATGAGCATTAAAAAAGTATATCTATTTTACTGTATACTATTTGTTGTTTTAGGATTTACAGCTCTAAATTTTAATTATATTGAAGGTGACGATGCTCAAACAGTTTTACATCATGTCTTTGGTAGAGACGCCTCGTTTCAGCCTCCTTATTCACCTTATCATTCTATGTTTGATACTGTTTTGTCCGCTGTGTCAACTCAAAATGAAGCCTCACTAAGAATTTTTAGTATTGTTTTTACTTTTACTTTTAGTTTGCTTGTTCTTCTTTTTATTGCTAAAATAGTTAATGAAGTTTTTGAAGAAAAAAAGAAAAATGTCAGTTGGTTTTTATTGATGATGCCTTTTGTTATACCTGAAATGTTATTTAGTGGCTTAATCATTAATCCTACAAACATTTCTTTTGCGTTAGTTTTATTATCTCATATTTTTTTAATTAAATACTTGAAAAATAACAAGTTGTTGTTCTTAATCATTGCAATACTTTTATTTGGTTTTGGTGTAAGTTTTAGATGGATTAGTGGATTTTACATTTTTGTGTTGTTTGGACACTTTATTTTTTCAAATTCTTCGAGTATAAAGACTTTAATTTCAATAGATAAACTAAAGAAAAGCTTAATTGTTTTTCCTTTTTTTATAGTATCAGTATTGTTATGGATACAAATTTCAGGCTATTCTATTTTTGATATTTACGATGTGTTTGTTCATGGAACTAAATATTTAGAAGGGAAAGAAACCTCTTTACTATCAATAGGCGCAACTGCGATTTCTTTTACCACTCCTGCTTTAGTAGTGTTACTTATATTAGGTACTATACATTGTGTTAGAGAAAAATTGTTGTTCCCCTTAGCATTGTTATTAATTTCAATTTTGCCTTATTTTACAATGGGAATTATACCAATGTACAAGTACATGGTCACTACGGTTTTACCAATAGTTATAGTGTCGGCTTATGGTTTTGTATCCATTAAAAGGCAGAGTTTTAAGTATGTTTTATTTGCTGTGATTGTGATTCCTTGGTTTATTGGGTTTCAGATAGAAAGCAATACAGCTTGGGGACCTGGATTTGAAGTGAGATCAATTACTAACAATAATATTAATGAAATCAATTTTAATCCAGATAAATCAACATCTATAAATGACATTAATATTGTTGTAGGTTCAGGTATGGCAATGCCAACTTCGGAAGGCCCTAGACCTTTATTTGGATTTGGTAAAGTTTTGCTAAAGGATTGGTGTCGTTTTGTAGCAAATAATAATATTGAAAGAGAATCTTCAGTTAATTATGCTATTGACAATAATTGTAATATTTTGCAGGATGTTAATCACTCATTTATGGCATCTAAGCTTTGTGAAATTGGGTATTACACTGAAGATAAGTTTAATAAGATAAGTCAATTTGGAGTTCATAGAACTTTTTATAGAGCTAGAGATAGTGTTAGTATTGATGTTTTTAAAAATAAAAATGCACTTTTTGATAGTCAATTAATGAATTCTTATTTGTCAACATCTAAAAAAAATAAAATTGTAATCTATTCAACGTATACAAATATTATGACGAAGTTACAATCAAAATATAAAAATCAATTTAAACAGAAAGGTGCTTTTTGGGGCATTTTAACACTGAATGATTAA
- a CDS encoding acyltransferase family protein — translation MNKKKRLFFNGLNELRAIAALSVLVHHVELYKYKSKLHSLYDFGGYMRSFISDLGNNAVYLFFVLSGFLITYLLIEEKNETGKISIYKFYGRRILRIWPLYFIVVIIGFWLLPFLYENFTSFFQEQYFYNQRIESLIYDGNLVLYLFFMSNIALVLYGPVAGSAHSRSVSVEEQFYVVWPWIIKLFYKNLLEVLLLIIFGGILFKYAFPETLIKKLYSVSKIDFMAIGALFAYIYRYHKEKLILLLKKKVFLIILIISIVAHLFFEITSTTQALTFGLLIVCCIEWNFKVSILSYLGKLSYGIYMYHPLMMYLSFSIMNKLNIYNSMSYNVLVYSLVLGLTFLASYVSYNYIELFFLKIKSKFSPIKSGNS, via the coding sequence ATGAATAAAAAAAAGAGGTTGTTTTTTAATGGACTAAATGAATTAAGAGCAATAGCTGCTTTAAGTGTTTTAGTTCATCATGTTGAACTCTATAAATACAAATCAAAATTACATTCACTTTATGATTTCGGAGGTTATATGAGGTCATTTATCAGTGATTTAGGGAATAATGCTGTTTATTTATTTTTTGTTCTATCAGGTTTTTTAATTACATATTTACTAATTGAAGAAAAAAATGAAACTGGAAAAATATCTATTTATAAATTTTATGGTCGTAGAATTCTAAGGATTTGGCCTTTATATTTTATTGTAGTCATTATTGGCTTTTGGTTGCTACCATTTTTATATGAGAATTTCACAAGTTTTTTTCAAGAACAATATTTCTATAATCAACGTATAGAATCATTGATATATGATGGCAACTTAGTTCTTTATTTGTTTTTTATGTCCAACATAGCATTGGTGTTATATGGTCCTGTTGCAGGTTCTGCTCATTCAAGGAGTGTTAGCGTAGAAGAACAGTTTTATGTAGTTTGGCCTTGGATCATAAAATTGTTTTATAAAAATTTATTAGAAGTATTGTTGTTAATTATTTTTGGAGGTATATTATTTAAATATGCGTTTCCCGAAACACTTATTAAAAAATTATATAGCGTTTCAAAAATAGATTTTATGGCTATTGGAGCCTTATTTGCATATATTTATAGATATCATAAGGAAAAGCTAATCTTGTTACTTAAAAAGAAGGTGTTTTTAATAATTTTAATTATTAGTATTGTGGCACATTTGTTTTTTGAAATTACAAGTACTACACAAGCTTTAACTTTTGGATTACTAATAGTATGTTGTATTGAATGGAATTTTAAGGTGAGTATTTTATCCTATTTAGGGAAACTGTCTTACGGCATTTATATGTATCATCCTTTAATGATGTATTTGTCTTTTTCAATCATGAATAAATTGAATATTTATAATTCTATGTCTTATAATGTATTAGTCTATTCACTAGTTTTAGGTTTAACCTTTTTAGCTAGCTATGTGTCTTATAATTATATAGAACTGTTTTTCTTAAAAATAAAATCAAAGTTTTCACCCATAAAAAGTGGAAACAGTTAA
- a CDS encoding ATP-grasp domain-containing protein: protein MDEKRIIVTGIGGNVGQGVIRNIRATHFNIKVIGTNVEDFSAGNHLCDVFYKVPFAYDEAAYIASIKDIVVKEHIDLILPTTDFEIFYLSKHQNEISCEIAVSENKTAAYYLDKYTTFLHLKKHDIPFANSFLPSEYNNEYSSFILKPRQGRGSRGLQINPKDYKTFSDDEYMIQELHEGVEITTAFYVNKSNELHGFITFERSLENGTTTHCKVVSVYDSALKKILLDIIKVSHIKGSANLQAIVTKTGKIEPFEINCRISGTNSIRANFGFKDVTYTLEEWLFNQTPSQPIIEKGIATRILMDVIYKNTNDFKEAKDNSATHYIY from the coding sequence ATGGATGAAAAAAGGATTATAGTTACTGGAATTGGAGGAAACGTCGGACAAGGTGTTATAAGAAATATTAGAGCAACTCACTTTAATATTAAAGTAATTGGCACTAACGTTGAAGATTTTTCAGCGGGTAATCATTTATGTGATGTTTTTTATAAAGTGCCTTTTGCATATGATGAAGCGGCTTATATTGCATCAATTAAAGATATTGTGGTAAAAGAACACATTGATCTAATTCTTCCTACGACAGATTTTGAAATATTTTATTTATCCAAACATCAAAATGAAATTTCTTGTGAAATTGCTGTTTCAGAAAATAAAACTGCTGCATATTATTTGGATAAGTACACTACTTTTTTGCATTTAAAAAAACATGATATTCCTTTTGCAAACTCCTTTTTGCCAAGTGAGTACAATAACGAATATTCTAGCTTTATTTTAAAACCAAGACAGGGTAGAGGTTCAAGAGGACTGCAAATTAATCCGAAAGATTATAAAACATTTTCTGATGATGAGTACATGATTCAAGAACTTCATGAAGGTGTAGAAATTACGACAGCATTTTATGTTAACAAATCAAATGAGTTACACGGTTTTATTACCTTTGAACGCAGCCTTGAAAATGGAACAACGACGCATTGTAAAGTCGTTTCTGTTTATGATTCTGCATTAAAAAAAATACTCTTAGATATCATAAAAGTATCTCATATTAAAGGGTCAGCAAATTTACAAGCTATTGTTACCAAAACAGGAAAAATTGAACCTTTTGAGATTAATTGTCGAATTTCTGGCACCAATTCTATTCGTGCTAATTTCGGATTTAAAGATGTGACCTATACACTTGAAGAATGGCTATTTAATCAAACACCTTCACAACCAATAATTGAAAAAGGAATAGCGACCAGAATTTTAATGGATGTTATTTATAAAAACACCAATGATTTTAAGGAAGCAAAAGATAACTCAGCAACACATTATATTTACTAA
- the rffA gene encoding dTDP-4-amino-4,6-dideoxygalactose transaminase, protein MIPFNKPYLSGKESEYIQLAVDSGMISGNGNYTKKCQKFFEDNYNIKKALLTTSCTDALEMCALLLNIKEGDEVIMPSYTFVSTANAFVLRGAKIVFADSKLDHPNIDETKIEALITPKTKAIVVVHYAGCACEMDAIMQIANKHDVFVIEDAAQAIDSFYKGKALGSIGHLATFSFHETKNIISGEGGLLAINDEQFIERSEIIWEKGTNRSSFFRGEVDKYGWVDVGSSFLPSEIIAAFLWAQLENSKDIQAKRIKLWSQYEQEFKAIGNTLEVDLPQIPKDSSNNAHIFYIICKTNDERTQLINFLKSKGIYAVFHYLSLHKSEYYNGKHDGRTLTMTEEFSNRLLRLPLFYELKSEDVTYIVKQISEFYEH, encoded by the coding sequence ATGATACCATTTAATAAACCATATTTATCTGGAAAAGAATCTGAATATATCCAGTTAGCTGTTGATTCTGGTATGATCTCTGGAAATGGGAATTATACAAAAAAATGTCAAAAATTTTTTGAAGACAACTATAATATAAAAAAAGCACTCCTCACAACCTCTTGCACTGATGCACTAGAGATGTGTGCATTGTTATTAAATATTAAGGAAGGTGATGAGGTTATTATGCCTTCTTACACTTTTGTGTCTACAGCAAATGCGTTTGTGTTAAGAGGCGCAAAAATTGTTTTTGCAGATTCAAAACTAGACCATCCAAATATAGATGAAACTAAAATTGAAGCGCTAATTACTCCAAAAACGAAAGCTATTGTGGTTGTACATTATGCAGGCTGTGCATGTGAAATGGATGCTATAATGCAGATTGCTAATAAACATGATGTCTTCGTTATAGAAGATGCTGCACAGGCTATAGATTCTTTTTATAAAGGAAAAGCCTTAGGAAGTATTGGTCATTTGGCAACGTTTTCATTTCATGAAACAAAAAATATTATTTCTGGCGAAGGCGGTTTGCTTGCGATCAATGATGAGCAGTTTATTGAACGTTCGGAAATAATATGGGAAAAAGGAACCAACAGATCTTCTTTTTTTAGAGGTGAAGTTGATAAATACGGTTGGGTAGATGTTGGGTCTTCTTTTTTGCCTTCAGAAATCATTGCGGCTTTTTTATGGGCTCAATTAGAAAATAGCAAAGACATTCAAGCTAAACGAATTAAATTATGGTCGCAATACGAACAAGAATTTAAAGCTATTGGTAATACATTAGAAGTTGATTTGCCACAAATTCCTAAAGACAGTAGTAATAATGCACATATATTCTATATCATATGTAAAACAAATGATGAACGCACTCAATTAATTAACTTTCTTAAAAGTAAAGGAATCTATGCCGTATTTCATTATTTGAGTTTGCACAAAAGTGAATATTATAATGGGAAACATGATGGTAGAACTCTTACTATGACTGAAGAGTTTTCTAATCGATTACTAAGGTTGCCATTATTTTATGAACTTAAATCGGAGGATGTAACTTATATTGTTAAACAAATTTCTGAGTTTTATGAGCATTAA
- a CDS encoding ABC transporter permease, with protein sequence MKDSPWLYTISSKHKLIDLNFKEIWRYRDLLLLFVKRDVVTVYKQTILGPLWYVIQPLFTSVIFTLIFNNLGNIGTGGLPPFLFNLAGITAWNYFKECLTKTSTTFTNNQAIFGKVYFPRVVVPMSIVISNLLKFGIQFLIFVAFYCYYVFNGVEIGLNSKLFLFPVYVLMMGLLGLGLGMIISSMTTKYRDLTILVGFAVQLLMYVSAVPYPVSEAKAKFPESVALFVEYNPLTQIIEGFRYMLLDTGTFTWFGFFYTLVLSIILFLIGLVIFNKTEKSFIDTV encoded by the coding sequence ATGAAAGATAGTCCTTGGCTTTATACTATTTCTTCTAAGCATAAACTTATAGATCTTAATTTTAAAGAAATTTGGCGCTATAGAGATTTATTATTGTTGTTTGTAAAGAGAGACGTTGTAACCGTATATAAACAAACCATTTTAGGTCCTTTGTGGTATGTGATTCAACCTTTGTTTACTTCGGTTATTTTTACTTTAATCTTTAATAATTTAGGAAATATTGGAACAGGAGGATTACCTCCATTTTTATTTAATCTTGCAGGAATTACGGCATGGAATTATTTTAAAGAATGCCTAACAAAGACCTCAACAACCTTTACTAATAATCAAGCAATATTTGGAAAAGTTTACTTTCCTAGAGTTGTTGTTCCTATGTCTATAGTAATCTCTAATTTATTAAAATTTGGTATTCAATTCTTGATTTTTGTAGCATTTTACTGTTATTACGTGTTTAATGGTGTTGAAATAGGATTGAATTCTAAGCTGTTTTTATTTCCAGTATATGTTTTAATGATGGGACTACTCGGACTGGGTTTAGGAATGATTATTTCGTCAATGACCACAAAATATAGAGATTTAACCATCTTAGTTGGTTTTGCAGTACAACTCCTTATGTATGTGTCTGCTGTTCCATATCCAGTTTCTGAAGCTAAAGCTAAGTTTCCTGAGAGCGTAGCTCTATTTGTTGAATATAATCCTCTCACTCAAATTATAGAAGGTTTTCGTTATATGTTATTAGATACAGGCACTTTTACTTGGTTTGGATTCTTTTATACATTGGTATTAAGCATTATCTTATTTTTAATAGGTTTAGTTATCTTTAACAAAACGGAAAAATCTTTCATTGATACAGTATAA
- a CDS encoding NAD-dependent epimerase/dehydratase family protein, whose translation MNKHLIIGSNSFLGVALSKALHKSNETVLGVFHENKNNLFEEIDHIPITKLKNLNSDFNVVYIISAFVPDSKDKDIKQRLIDVNQELVARICHQFKNAKIVYCSSVSVYGATNGILKEKSDWSPESPYAESKRFGEKIVMKHDKYAIVRISSMYGINMKLSTFLPLVIKSAIKNNQIKLYGDGKREQNYIHVNDVANYLIAASRYSVNATFLAVSPISISNLEVAKTIKKVLKDINIIFEGEDNSKSYFYDNSVTNKKLEIRNRKEFKTEVKSIIEWMKKGL comes from the coding sequence ATGAACAAGCATTTAATCATAGGTTCAAATAGTTTTTTAGGTGTTGCTTTATCAAAAGCACTTCATAAATCTAATGAGACTGTCTTAGGTGTTTTTCATGAAAATAAGAACAATCTTTTTGAGGAAATTGATCACATACCAATTACCAAATTGAAGAATTTAAATTCCGATTTCAATGTTGTATACATCATTAGTGCTTTTGTGCCAGATTCAAAAGATAAAGACATAAAGCAAAGATTAATTGACGTTAATCAAGAGTTGGTCGCAAGAATATGTCATCAATTTAAAAATGCTAAAATTGTATATTGTTCTAGTGTTTCGGTTTATGGTGCAACCAATGGCATTTTAAAAGAAAAGAGTGATTGGTCTCCTGAGTCACCATATGCTGAATCAAAACGATTTGGAGAGAAAATTGTAATGAAGCACGATAAATATGCAATTGTAAGAATTTCATCTATGTATGGGATTAATATGAAACTTTCAACGTTTTTACCATTGGTTATTAAATCGGCTATAAAAAATAATCAAATCAAATTGTATGGAGATGGTAAAAGAGAGCAAAACTATATTCATGTAAATGATGTGGCCAATTATTTAATTGCGGCTTCAAGATATAGTGTGAATGCTACTTTTTTAGCAGTGAGTCCAATTTCAATTTCTAATTTAGAAGTTGCAAAAACTATTAAAAAAGTTTTAAAAGATATAAATATCATATTTGAAGGAGAAGATAATTCAAAATCATACTTTTATGATAATTCTGTAACCAATAAAAAGTTAGAAATTAGAAATAGAAAAGAGTTTAAAACAGAAGTGAAAAGTATAATTGAATGGATGAAAAAAGGATTATAG
- a CDS encoding glycosyltransferase family 2 protein codes for MNKKISFVVPVYFEEDVISRFILEMTEELKALNLDYEIVFIDDGSTDKTVQIIKEHAIKNNNLKLIELSYNHGKQAALTAGIKNASGDYLLYMDPDLQDPPKEIGRFIQEIEKGYDLVFGVRKEKKDTFLNSLFSKIFWGVLRRFTGLDLPKGLAVMRIFNRKFADKFLEYQEQNRFIEGIFVHIGMKQSVITIEQRERYAGTSKFNFRKKMELAFNAIFDFSELPLKIAVRLGAAFIIVGILILLIIVFLKIYLVDFQSGWPSIIGALIIATGIQLFFLGIAALYIGKIYKESKGRPLFSIREMTNFE; via the coding sequence GTGAATAAAAAAATATCATTTGTAGTACCAGTGTATTTTGAAGAAGACGTTATTTCAAGGTTTATTTTAGAAATGACTGAAGAATTGAAGGCGCTTAATCTGGATTATGAGATTGTTTTTATTGATGATGGTAGTACAGATAAAACAGTTCAGATAATTAAGGAACACGCTATTAAAAATAATAATTTAAAACTGATAGAACTTTCATATAACCATGGTAAACAGGCGGCTTTAACTGCAGGAATTAAAAATGCTTCTGGTGATTATTTATTGTATATGGATCCGGATTTGCAAGATCCACCAAAAGAAATAGGGCGTTTTATTCAAGAAATTGAGAAAGGTTATGATTTGGTGTTTGGTGTAAGAAAAGAAAAAAAAGACACCTTTTTAAATAGTCTGTTTTCAAAAATATTTTGGGGAGTTTTACGACGATTTACAGGTCTTGATTTACCCAAAGGCTTAGCTGTAATGAGAATTTTTAATAGAAAATTTGCAGATAAGTTTTTAGAGTACCAAGAGCAAAATAGATTTATTGAAGGGATTTTTGTTCATATAGGTATGAAACAGTCTGTTATCACTATTGAACAACGTGAGCGATATGCTGGTACTAGTAAATTCAATTTTAGGAAAAAAATGGAATTGGCTTTTAATGCCATTTTTGACTTCTCTGAATTGCCTCTTAAAATTGCAGTTAGATTAGGAGCAGCATTTATAATTGTTGGTATATTAATTTTGTTAATTATTGTGTTTTTGAAAATTTATTTGGTCGATTTTCAATCGGGTTGGCCTTCTATAATTGGCGCGTTAATAATTGCTACAGGAATTCAATTATTTTTTTTAGGAATAGCAGCGTTATATATAGGTAAAATTTATAAAGAATCTAAAGGAAGACCATTATTCTCAATTAGAGAAATGACTAATTTTGAATAA
- a CDS encoding HAD family hydrolase: protein MSTIKYILFDAANTLIHKPSLWDNFANVLKVEGYDVSIKELKNKHKLLSEFIKFPDVTSQEFYSTFNKELLHALGIIETPQLLEQIFSACKYLPWEVFEDTKYLSKLERYELGVLSNFNSNLRTLLKDKLPDINFKHIIISEEEGVSKPNIEFFECAIQKIGLKPNEILYIGDSLKLDVIPALQLGFQVKLIDRDDAYPMSNYSIATLKECIQNKTRE, encoded by the coding sequence ATGAGTACAATTAAATACATATTGTTTGATGCGGCTAATACCTTGATTCATAAACCAAGTTTGTGGGACAATTTTGCTAATGTCCTTAAGGTAGAAGGTTATGACGTCTCAATCAAAGAATTGAAAAATAAACATAAACTATTAAGTGAGTTTATTAAGTTTCCCGATGTGACTTCGCAAGAATTCTATTCTACGTTTAATAAAGAATTGTTGCATGCGTTGGGAATTATAGAGACACCTCAATTACTCGAACAAATTTTTAGTGCATGCAAATATCTGCCTTGGGAAGTTTTTGAAGACACCAAATACCTTTCAAAATTAGAGCGATATGAATTGGGTGTGCTTTCAAACTTTAACTCGAACTTGAGGACTTTATTAAAAGATAAATTGCCTGATATTAATTTCAAACACATTATAATTTCAGAAGAAGAAGGTGTTTCAAAACCAAATATTGAATTTTTTGAATGCGCAATCCAGAAAATCGGATTAAAACCAAATGAAATTTTATATATTGGAGATTCATTAAAATTAGATGTTATTCCAGCATTACAATTAGGATTTCAAGTAAAACTAATCGATAGAGATGATGCTTATCCTATGTCAAATTATAGTATTGCAACATTAAAGGAATGCATTCAAAACAAAACACGTGAATAA
- a CDS encoding DCC1-like thiol-disulfide oxidoreductase family protein produces MSFISKLYDKKISSKGLGVFRILFSSVFLLEVIRIFKFRQLYFDPIPFIQTSALSEEVPFVIWMIALFMLVIGAFTRVAALINYIFILIYISSIGVFEYHMDYTYTGVSFMFIFLSVSKSYSFDRLAEKLKFSNLTYVHQPKESTSVINYWLVLFVGIGLVYLDSVFFKLNSKIWTSGLGMWYPASLPQMTIFNNQWLLNQEFLIKFLGYLTFAFEIVFPFLFWMKKLRIPLLIIGIGLHLGILIEFPIPYFGLGVIAVYVLLIPNHLWKRLERKIKAKKPNLILFYDAECPLCMKTRIVLSFFDVFNTLEFNSVQESFDNHDCLRDFSKEELLNNIHAVNRKGNVYSGIETYKKAFLIVPMFFVFGVLLYIPGLSHIAKKIYNYIAKNRKVERCTAENCGFLPAPQKTDTEMLMLLHNFKLKDLKIVTLKLFVVGIIMLQILVNFKQPFSNDLANAIHNKISNASSKLLGVTEHGVFMDGHYKDYNKIFTISYNDELLPFYHKNGMPDYYIRGGSWVNFSFRVNKGGRDANHIELRKGLERYVAFWAYKNSVGLDNTTFKLLRKDIDLPSGWKLNSLQDNLKTPWVEVGKMTWKNSQATFQLLK; encoded by the coding sequence ATGAGCTTTATAAGTAAATTATATGACAAGAAAATATCTTCAAAAGGGCTTGGTGTCTTTAGAATTTTATTTTCATCTGTTTTTTTATTAGAAGTTATCAGAATATTTAAATTTAGACAGTTATATTTTGATCCTATTCCTTTTATTCAAACGAGTGCATTAAGTGAAGAGGTCCCTTTTGTGATTTGGATGATTGCATTATTTATGCTTGTAATAGGTGCGTTTACAAGAGTAGCAGCACTAATTAATTACATATTCATTCTTATTTATATTTCTTCAATAGGTGTATTTGAATATCATATGGACTACACCTACACTGGAGTGAGCTTTATGTTTATATTTCTTTCTGTTTCAAAATCGTATTCTTTTGATCGATTGGCAGAAAAACTTAAATTTTCCAATCTTACTTATGTACATCAACCAAAAGAGAGTACATCTGTAATTAATTATTGGTTAGTCCTATTTGTTGGTATAGGTTTAGTGTATTTGGATTCGGTGTTTTTTAAATTGAATTCTAAGATATGGACAAGTGGTTTAGGAATGTGGTATCCAGCGTCTTTACCTCAAATGACTATTTTTAATAATCAATGGCTATTAAATCAAGAGTTTTTAATCAAGTTTCTAGGTTACCTCACATTTGCATTTGAAATTGTATTTCCTTTTTTGTTTTGGATGAAAAAACTAAGAATCCCATTATTAATTATTGGAATTGGACTGCATTTAGGGATTTTAATAGAGTTTCCTATTCCGTATTTCGGATTAGGTGTTATAGCTGTATATGTACTATTGATTCCTAATCATTTATGGAAAAGATTAGAAAGGAAAATTAAAGCAAAAAAGCCTAACCTTATCTTGTTTTACGATGCAGAATGTCCATTGTGTATGAAAACACGAATTGTATTGTCTTTTTTTGACGTTTTTAATACATTAGAATTTAATTCAGTTCAAGAAAGTTTTGATAATCATGACTGTTTAAGAGATTTTTCTAAAGAGGAACTGCTAAATAACATTCATGCAGTTAATAGGAAAGGGAATGTGTATTCAGGAATTGAAACCTATAAAAAAGCTTTTCTAATAGTGCCAATGTTTTTTGTTTTTGGTGTTTTATTATATATTCCAGGTCTTTCACACATCGCAAAAAAAATCTATAATTACATTGCGAAAAATAGAAAAGTAGAACGATGTACTGCTGAGAATTGTGGGTTTTTGCCAGCTCCTCAAAAAACAGATACAGAAATGCTCATGTTGTTGCATAATTTTAAGCTTAAGGATCTTAAAATAGTAACTTTAAAACTATTTGTTGTTGGTATTATTATGTTGCAGATACTTGTGAATTTTAAGCAACCATTTTCTAATGATCTTGCTAACGCTATACATAATAAGATAAGTAATGCTTCTTCTAAATTATTAGGTGTGACTGAGCATGGTGTGTTTATGGATGGACATTATAAAGATTATAATAAAATTTTTACAATATCTTACAATGATGAACTACTACCATTTTATCATAAAAATGGGATGCCAGATTATTATATAAGAGGAGGTTCTTGGGTTAATTTTAGTTTTAGAGTTAATAAAGGAGGTAGAGATGCAAATCATATAGAATTAAGAAAAGGTTTAGAAAGGTATGTTGCATTTTGGGCTTATAAAAATAGTGTTGGATTGGATAATACAACATTTAAATTACTTAGAAAAGACATTGATTTGCCTTCAGGCTGGAAGTTAAATTCACTTCAAGATAATTTAAAAACTCCTTGGGTTGAAGTTGGAAAAATGACCTGGAAGAATAGTCAAGCAACATTTCAATTGTTAAAGTAG
- a CDS encoding acetyltransferase, translating to MKKLAIIGSGDLGQLIAYHAMHDKQFEVVGFFDDFAETNSFVNTIQVLGKISDIETEYNQGAFDVIICGIGYNHLSFREKLYNDLHNKVEFATIIHSSCYVDASCRIGKGVFMLPGSVLDLNTVIDDNVVINVSCTIAHDSKVGAHTFISPSVAIAGFVSIGIRCNIGINTTIIDNIEIVSDVQTGGGTVVNKNILNKGLYVGNPHRFIR from the coding sequence ATGAAGAAACTAGCCATCATAGGATCAGGTGATTTAGGCCAATTAATTGCTTACCATGCCATGCATGATAAACAATTTGAAGTCGTAGGTTTTTTTGATGATTTTGCTGAAACGAACAGCTTTGTTAATACCATACAAGTTTTAGGAAAAATTTCAGACATAGAAACCGAATATAATCAAGGCGCTTTTGATGTTATTATTTGTGGTATAGGTTATAATCATTTGTCATTTAGAGAAAAACTCTATAATGATTTACACAATAAAGTAGAATTTGCTACTATAATTCATTCTTCATGTTATGTTGATGCTTCTTGTCGTATTGGTAAAGGCGTTTTTATGCTTCCTGGCTCTGTTTTAGATCTTAACACAGTAATTGATGATAATGTAGTTATTAATGTGTCGTGTACAATTGCTCATGATTCTAAAGTAGGAGCACATACATTTATATCTCCAAGTGTTGCCATTGCTGGATTTGTGTCCATTGGAATTCGATGTAATATTGGAATTAATACAACCATTATCGATAATATTGAAATCGTAAGTGACGTACAAACTGGAGGCGGAACTGTCGTAAATAAGAACATTTTAAATAAAGGATTATACGTTGGGAATCCACATAGATTTATACGCTAA